The Manihot esculenta cultivar AM560-2 chromosome 8, M.esculenta_v8, whole genome shotgun sequence genomic interval tcatttttttatcataaaagaAAACTTTACCTAGATGTTGAAAAATGAACATTCTCTTACTtaattgagaaaaataatgattttaatttttaattttttaatttggttGGAATCGACCAATCATTCTGGTCGATATCTAAATTTATATTgttgatataataaaaaaaaatctatttaattttcacTCAATTAAATATGAcaggttattttttttttaaaaaaaatacttgatTCAGAAAATTATTAAACAGGTGTAGTAACCAAAACAAACGTGGTAAAgaaatcatattttttattaattaattaagtaaataaataaaaagatttatcttaaaacaaataataaaaataataaaaaaatattttatattttgtgaCCACTGATCTTTAAGAAATTATGTTCCACTGTGTACTATTTGGGAATATGACAGATTTTTCTCAGAATTGACACAAAACTCCAGTGAAATTCTATACAACTATAGAAATTcacttataaataaaataaaaagtattttgagTGCCTAAGGAAAGATAAGTAGTAAATGGAAgataaatattcataaaaatagGCTATAAAAATGATTTAATCAATACATgtatttatagttttaatttagACACAACTGTTTTATAATAGTTATCAAGCTAATAGACATGTCTTTTgagatataaaattttataatattatcaaGTCAAAAGACATAATTTTAGAACAGAACTGTTCATAATAGTTATTAAGAcaacatatatattttataagcgATAGACACACATTTTAGGAGATCAAAAGACATAGCCTTTCAGATTTTCTCGTAAACTTTAAATGTGGAATTGAGATGTGATCATTTAGCTGTACTAACTATATCCAGTAATTATGGCTTAAACAAGTAAAGGACCATGAAAGATTTTTGATATTACACAATAATTGCTCAAAGTAGGTCATGTACTGACATTCGATAATAGGATTACGTGGCAATGATCTGATAAGATGAAACTCAATCCCACCGAAGGAAAAGAAGACCCAGATACTTCAGGACTCAGCTCTTCGTTAAGACTCGTTCACTCAACTATAGGGCAAGACTCCATAGAAAGTTACCGTTAACGGCTACTATCCAGTAGATTCCTATTACACCTATAATTATGTATCCCCTATCAATTAGTCGGCACCAACCAAATTTTCAGGAGATTATTATAATTGACtccatcttcttatagtataaaagctaatgatcCTCTATCAGTCGGAGTAGCTGCCGTAagtgccaaccacctcacattctctttcttgcaggattGACCAATCACGACACAACTTCATTTCGACCATATTATTTGGTTCTGGTGTCAAAAAatctattgaattctctttgttcatttgatttaaaactagtctcttattccttttctttcaaaaaaaaaaaaaaatcttttattcCTTCCTTTCTCGAGATAGTTGATAATTCATGAGCTATTTCTAAGGCTGCTACCAATAGAGGCGCTATCATTTCTTTCACTCTTggcagtggacaaaacacactCTCTATGGTCAACGAGGTAGATCTCAACAATCTGAATAACGAGCAAATACTCCAATATATTAAAAGGTTGCAGACTACTCTCGAGCAGTATAAGGTTTGGGAGGAGACCTCATTTATGGCTTCCAGAATAAATGAGAAAGCTTCCATCGACACCCAAGGACTTGAACAAAGAAAATTCAAACGCAATCTAAGAGGAAGGCAAAGTTGAAGGAAAAGGAGTCATTGGACGAGACTCCTAAGGATGTTGATTGGAAATTAACACGGGCCGTGCATAGGTACCAGAAGGAGCAGGAGAAGGATTATAGGTTGGACGATGCCTCGCCTCTGTCAGAAGAAATCTTAGCAGAGACTTTTCCTGCAAGTTCAAACTCTCAAATTTGGATAAATACGACGGAACAACAGATCCTAAAAATCGCATGGAGATCTTTAAGATGACAATATAGCTTCAAGATGTCAACGATTTTGTGTTGTGCCGAGTATTTCTATCAACACTCATAGGTTTAGCTCAGAAATAGTATCAACATCTGAGCTTAGGTTCAATCTAGAACTTTACACAATTTAATACCATAATTCGGGTGTTaatcccactaaacaagacatCTAATACCaagaccacaaggcgggttccgtcaggccataatccgagtgttagtcccactaaacaatgtATCTGATATCCataccacaaggcgggttccaacAGGCCATAATCTAAGTGTTAGTCTCGCTAAACAAGacatcttatgccaggccataattcgagtgttagtcccactaaataaggcataTTATGCTAGACTACAAGGTGGGTTCTGCCAGGTCATAATTTGGGTGTTAGTCATGCTAAATAAGACATCTGATGTCAAGACCACAAGACGGGTTTCTTCAGGCCATAATCTGAGTGTTAGTCCCTTTAAACAAGATATCTGATGCCCAAGCCACAAGACAGGTTCCGTTAGgccataatccgagtgttagtcttGTTAAAGAAGGCATCTAatgccaaggccacaaggtgagttCTATCAGGCCATAATCCGAGAGTTAGTTTCACTAAACAAAGCATCTTatgtcaggccacaaggcgggtttcacCAGGGTATAATTCAGGTATTAGTCTCGGTAGataagacattttatgccaagCCACAAAGGTGCGTATTCGCCATACCACGCGATCGAGTGTTAATCCCAAGAAGACAGTCAAATTTCTGCTAAGAATACCACAAGGCGAATAACCGCTAGGTGAGTCTTCAagtgttagtcccaaaagataAAGGTAAATTTCTGCTGAAAAGTGCTTAAGACGGGTAACCACTAGGGAGTCTTCTAGGTTCTTCCCAAAAGATAAAGACAAATTTCTGCTAAAAAAGACCACAAGGCGACTATTCGTCAGGCTAACGACCAGTGTCAGTCTTGATTAATAAAAATCTTTAAGTTGTTATCATGACCGAGTGTgaagttcaattttttatttgttctaAGCTATTTATTTCATAGCCGCGATGGAGTATTCACCAGGCGAGTCACAAGTCGGGGGTAAGTCCTATTGAAAAGTTTAATATTATCTTATGGCAAAAAGCAGAGACTGCCAAGTGTTTGGTCAGGTATTAACActttacaaattttttataaagattATTCAAAATCTTATTTGGCTATAGTCGGATGAGAGTTACGGTTGAGTAATAAGCATATAAACACTTAGCGAAAATAATGACAAAGAATATAGAAGGAAAGATTTctcattaaaaatgaaaattacaaGACAGGGCAATTATCGCGCAAAGCAATACGAGCATGGAAAACTAATCTAGTCAGGCTATATGCCCTAGATCGTGAATATAATTATCACTTTCAAATATAAAGAATCGAAAAACAGCGGGGACTTTTGATATTATACAATCATCTAAAGTAGGCCATGTGCTGACACTCGAAGACATGGCCACGTGGCAATAGTCTAATTAGGTGATACTTATTCCCACCGAGAGAAAAAGAGGCCCAGATGCTTCAGAACTCAATTTTTTGTTAAGACTCGCGCTCTCAAATACAGGGCGAAACTCCATGAGATGTTATTATTAACGGTTACAATCCAACAGATTACTATTACGCCTATAATCATGGATTCCTTATTAATTAGCCGATATCAACTACACTTTCAGGAGATTATCATaattaactctatttttttttttacaatataaaagctaaTAATCGTATAAATCAAGGTACACATTCTCTTACACAATTACTCCTGAATTCTAAGCAATTTTTTATGCTCACCGTTTTCTTTAGCTTATTGACTTGAGCGTTGAAATAACTGTTGAACGCTATTTTCTTTAACTTATTGACTTGAGCGTTGGAGTGACTGTTATAATCTCCAACCAAGAATTAACCAATCACAGTATAACTCTATTTTGACCacatcaatttatatatataatatatttaaattaagttCTAAATTaagttaaggaaaaaaaaaaattctggatTAGGCGCTAGtcgagatatatatatatatatataatcttctATTAAACTGTTGACTTTGTGATTTTTTTACAGgacaataatttattaacataaaatataAATGCATGGAAGCCCTAAGCTTGAGAGACCCAATGAAATTCACACACAACAGTTGTATGAATAATTATGATTAATTAAGGGTTCATTATTGTCCTTGTATATATCCTAATACTAGTTGTAATATAAAGTAATGATGAGCGGTTAAGTCCAATGCTAAAATAGTCAGCTCAAGTTGCCCCATCCATTTCAGGAATTAATCCAACCACTCTTCATGTGCTTATACATCCATTTATAGCTACGCAGGATTTTGATtctcatttttctattttattttgaaaatacctaaataaaatttaattctgaacttaataaatgaattttaaatgaatttttataaaattatacatgattttattttttaaaaaaataaaataaaaattttgaaaattaaaaaaaaattattctaaataaaaaaattaatagaattaaattcaatttttataaaatttttatttcaaacaaaactaaaaatataataataatataattaataaatacaaaaatCTAAGAAATCTATGCACATTTTGGTGGGTTGGTGGAGTTCGTTGTTATttgaataaagaaattaaatacaGTTAGGAGGCCATAATAGAAAGGCAACAAAAACCAACAAATCTTGAATATTTGGtttttcttaataatttaatttccatCGCCATTAGACTGGACTGGTGTGCTTGATAATAATGCAAggatttcttaatgcaataacTATCTCTTAATACAATAACACTAATTAAcaatatttgataaaataaataattccacacttttttttatataaaattaagcaGTGTTGAACTAGCCTTGATCATGGTTAGtttttttgcttttattttccttcattaaatataaaataaaataaaactaacataaGCTTGAAACAGTTTTTAGTGTTGAACCAGTCCAGGAGGGATGATGTAATGATTAAAAACAGTTGATCACTCAACAAGCATCTTATAGAAGAATTGATGAAATAGAAAATAGGCAAAAATTCGAGAGGCTTTCTCTATAAATACTCATCTATTCTTTCAAGATTTTTCACACCTTCAGCTCAACAACTAAAGCCTAGCTACAGAAAGTTCTCATAAAATGAAGGCCTTTCATTTCCTTGTCCCATTGGCTTTGGCTTTGGCTTTCTCTTTTGCCTCAGCCTCTGACCCTAGCCCTCTCCAGGACTTTTGTGTTGCAATTCCTGAACCTAAGAATGCTGGTATACATCAAAATATtaatcttttttcttattttgttatttgcaaGTCCAATGGATACTAATACtaactttttatatattaatgcagTGTTTGTTAATGGGAAGTTCTGCAAGAACCCAAATCTCACTGTAGCTGGTGATTTCTCTATTTCGGGACTCAATATTCCAGCATTTACAGGAAACCGAGTTGGATCAAATGTCACCCTCATAAACGTTGACAAAATTCCAGGACTTAATACTCTTGGTATTTCTCTTGCTCGATTGGACTTTGCTCCCTATGGTGGCTTAAATCCTCCCCACATTCACCCTCGTGCCACAGAAATCCTTGTAGTGGTGGAAGGCACTCTTTATGTTGGCTTTGTCACATCCAACCCCAATCGCTTATTCACCAAAGTTTTATACCCAGGAGATGTTTTTGTCTTCCCAATTGGTCTCATCCACTTTCAATTTAATATTGCAAAGACGAATGCAGTTGCGTTTGCAGGTTTAAGCAGCCAAAACCCAGGCGTCATCACCATAGCAAATGCAATCTTCGGGCCTAATCCACCCATTAATCCTGATGTTCTAGCTAAGGCTTTCCAATTGGATAATTATACGGTAGAAAAACTGCAGAAACTGTTTGCGACCACATAAAACAACCATTTGAAGTCAATGCTGCTCATTGTTTTAAAATAATGTTATGTTTCATGCACTTGTCTCCAATAATTGAGCAAGCATATTCTAGTTATATGCAAATGTGTGTATTCTTGGTGTTCttataataattcaataaaGAGACTTTTGGATATGCCTTCTTTATGTATTCGTTTCGGATCCAGCAGTTGCAGTTTACTTGAAATATTGGGgaaacacttaaaaaaaataataataagagagagaattattaaattaatattaacaaTCGAATCAGATTATCTAAAACTCAAAATATTATTTCCATTCTTATTTAAGTTTAATCGTTTTATTTGTCTGCTTGATAttgctaaaaataaaagaaaaacttgAGATTACAAAACGATTTTCATCTACTATTAATTCAATTATCAGCAGCCTAAGTGTTCTTCCTATGGTGGTGTCTAGGGAATTTCTGGTCCTAATGGCTTCGTTACGTAGTGAGTCTTTACCCAATCTCTAGCTAGCCTGCTATTGTTGGATTGGATTCCTGCGGCATCACATCCCTGGATTTGGCAATGTTTCCGCATCATCTGCATCCTTATTTTGGGAGCTTTTTTCTGGTTGACTTAGCTAGGGTTTGGTTTAAAAGTAGAGCtgttatgttatattatttCCTACCCTACAATATGGGATTGTCCGTGTGCTTGCCTTGTCTTTATCTTTTCAGTGATTGTCTACAGCCCCTGTTCGTGTAATCTCTTGGTAGATCTGATATGTTCTTGATTATGTGGATTTTACTTTAGTTTGTTTTTGTGTCATGTAAATTTCCAAGGTTTTTCAACTGCCATGCATACTTATCCTAGATTAGATATATTGGTAAGATTGATGATCAGGGCTTATCCCTgcaaagttttatttatttatttattttttttaaatgttcattaataaataatttctctTCCTTATGTATAAACATATACACATTCCTTATGTATGAATCTCTTATTAGTAATGTGAATTGTATGAATTTAGAGGTTACAACTCTATACTAGTAATTGCTTGAGGTTTACctcttttccatttttttaaatagtttattaataatatgtgataagcttaacataacatatatatatatatataaagttaatTAAATGCTGCAGACGTGGAAAATGGAACATGAGCTTACTTGGTTAGAATCCAGTAATTAAGAAACTTGATTGGATAGTTGTtgcaaattataaaaatatttataagaccTTCTgcttctattaaaatattaaaataaaaatcataataataataataataagagacATTGTCGAGCAGGCATTATTAACTAACATAAGATGTAGACATTTGTCCAACCGAATGAAATTAGACACTGtctgttttttaattaaatttaaattaagattcAAACTCCAAAATCTTACCATTTCAGACGCCACTGTAGAGTTACTATCTGGGTTATATATCTGCTGCGTCTCCATGGCCAAGCTTGAACCATTCAAATCACCAACTCATCTCAGACTATTGTGCCATTGTCTGACCCAACCACTTCTTGGAAATTATTGagttgcctttttttttttctttttaaacaaGATTGCTTTCCTTTATACACCCACTACATATATaatgcaaaatatatatataagatttttaattattttcaaattaatatagTGAAagcaataaatttaaataaatttacttttttatctataatttgagacaaataaaaaagaatataataaatttattttagataaattattttccatCATCTTCACTGTATATATAGTTTAGCGAGTAAATGtgaaaattttttgattttataaaataaaatgttatactATACATGTTCTCCATTCAGTTGTAAAATTACTAGAATAAGCCCATTCTATTATCATGTCTCTACGAAAAACTACGGAATAAATCTCGGATTAGATTAtacttaaatttgaaaaataaatttttaacagCTATAGTTTAAGACTttactattatattttatttattaattattatcgtAAGCAGAATTAGatacttgaaaattttcaagttaTTTTAAAATGGGATGTTATACTATATATGTTTCTATTCAGTTGTACAATTACTGAAATAAGGCCATCTTTTTACCATTTCTCCACAGAGGACTTGTTCAATACATAGTTTTAAAAGGATAACCAACTAATTAAACTCTTTCAAATTCCATCACTTTCCCTTATTATATTGTACATACCTAATATTATtgttagattaaaaaataattttttagcagCCATCAAATTCCTTGTAAACAATTTATATCAGGCCCAAGCCCAgcccatataaaaaaaaaaaaaaaaaaaaaaaagaaaagagctttTAAGCTCTGGTTTCGGGAATGTCCCAAAACATTCCCGAAACCACAGTTCTCCCCCCTGCTctggtttaaaaaaaaaaaaacaaattcctttttctttaaTCCAAATCTCCTCCCCTCAACCCATAAACTTCTAAGATCCTTCAGCTAAATCCTGATTAAACATATATTCtgcttaaaaatttcaataatttattcCAGAGGTTCCAAAATTTGGATAGGTGagttttatcccttttattcaatttttacgatataatttattttctttaccttttaatagtgatttttgtgatttgaggataaaaatgggttatattttaattagatcCAATCAAtggggttttatatttatttttgggattaatgatttttataggttgatttaaataatatttacagtTTATTGAGTATTTTTGTTGAGTTTGAGTATTTTTGAGAGGACTAACTATGCCGAAATACTgccgaaattttttttaaaaatatatatataaatgtatttaaaatttcgtattttacgttttatattattgttctagagcattttttttattatttgatatattattttattttctttttaattctagGAGAGGATCCAGCTTCCAGGATAGATACTAAGGGTCCTCCTGCGACTTAAGTCTTTTGTCCCAAGTATTCTGGtgagtggataaatatataacattgatatttttcttaaatgtatttatatgtgtatatgttattttgtttatttaaaatgggaaaggataaagttattttatatttcttgaatcaatgacaatttaatttaaagcactgctgaataaatagccgattacactctgtatatgcaccgaacagataacacattgatgacaggtgatttattttcagcatgatatatatttatactgtctTTGGGACAGCGCTTGATATACAAATAGCTTTTGGggcgtatgtcaggtggtcaccctttgggggtagctctgcacatgtgtatgaccaGTATTTTATTTGCTCTTAGGCCAAACTTGTCATTATAGAGTCTAAGATGCCAGCATTGCTCTCAGGCTGTTATTATGTTATTACACCTGAGATGCTAGCATTATCTGCAGGAACATATTATGAGTGTATgcagattttatttttcacaatttattttatattgattgaattaaattgtatttattcagctgacttattttagctaaatatttgGTACTATTAATTACCTAAACTTATCTTTtccctttgttatttatttatccgctcacTGAGTAGTTTGTACTCACCccttatatttcttttaatatttcagTTCCTTTTGGGTGATCTGCTCAGCAGTCCTCATTTCCTAGTTTGTCATTCCTTCCATATCGTCCACTCAGAGTCTAGAGGAGGTCGGACCAAACCTAGGCCTTTTGTCATTTCTTTTTTGTACTTTtgatagatcatgtatagattgtacagcccagtgaagaatgtattttgtttattgtaaatatattaGGGATTGACTAGTCCAGCTATCAATCCTCTCCTGAatgttttataatttgaaattatagcAGGTTATATGTGTTCATATGTATAAATATTAGGGGGAACTCTGTCAGTTTTCCTGGTCATATCCGTCTCTACAGATTGGAGAATGGGTGTGACAatttttggtatcagagcctaggtTTATAGATTCTGTAGACTTTCCTCGAgttggtattttttttattatattctgATCATTCTTTTCGTATTTCTTTTCCGTTTGTAGGACAATGCCGCCCAGAGTAGGTAATAGAAGTCGGGGCCGTGGTGTTCGTACAGCTAGATTAGCTGATATTGGTCGACCTCCTAGGGATCCTACAGTTGCACCTCTGCCTCTTGAAGGGGTGGCAGATCATGAGTTATCTGAGAGCCGAGAAGGACATGGAGAATCTGTCTCTCATGGTGTTGAATTAGGGGCATATCCGACTACACCATCATTTCCTTCAGCACCTGCAGTTGCACCTGCAGTTGCACCTGCAGCTCCACCTTTTGTTCCACCTGTAGCACCAGCCCATCCTTTCCAGATAAATCCAGACTTGGGTGCTTTTGTGGCACAAGTAGTTACAGCAGCTGTTACAGCCAAACCTAGAGATCCGTGGGAGATAGTGGATCGTGCTAGACGTTTGGGAGCTTATGATTTTGAGGGTTCCTCTGATGCTGACATTGCAGATAAATGGTTAAAGAAAGTGCTAAAAGTGTTTGAACTAATGCAGTTGACTGATCCAGAGAAGGTAGATCATGTACATGGGTTGCTTCAGAGTAAGGCTGATGCTTGGTTTGATGGCATTCGTCGCAGACATGGAGTCAGACTGACTTGGGATCAATTTATACATGAATTTCGCCAGGAATATTTGTCAAAAAGTTGCAGGAAAGGGAAGCAGGATGCCTTTTTCAGGGAAGCCTCTCAATACGAGAGTATGTTGACAAGTTTGAAGATCTTTATTGCTTTGTTTCAGATATATTGCCTTCTGAGGAAGCAAAATGTGATAGATTCAGACAGGGCCTACATGTCAATATCAGATCTTCTATGACCTGGTTCAGAGGTAATAATTTCAGAGAGTTGGTGGAAGCAGCTTTGAATGTTGAAAAAGTTAAgcaagaagagaaagagtaTGAACAGAAGATGAGTAGAAAGCATTTGCAGGGCTCACAGGGGTTCAGAGAAAGACCAGCTAAGAGAGGGAGCAGTTCATTTCAGTCGCAAGCTAGATACAGTGGTAGTGGTAGAGGTTCCTTTGTTAACACAGAGCAGCAGGTTGCTCGACCACAGTCCAGTCAGAGCTCAGTAGCACAACCAGCGGGTAGTTCCTTTGGGGCACAGAAACGTGGACAAGGTCAAGGATATGATTCTGGGTTTGAACAAAGGAAGAGACATTTTCCTTAATGTGCCACCTGTGGTAAACATCATACTGGGGAGTGCAGAAAGTTTGATAGGGGTTGTTTTGAATGTGGTTCTTCGGGCCATTTTAAGAGAGATTGTCCATTGCTGATAGCCAGAGACAGTGGTTCTCAGCAAGGATCAGTGGCGCCTCAGAATCTAAGGTATGGTGTGACACCAACACAAGGTGTACCTACAACACAAGTTGGGCCTAACACAAGCAGAGCCAGTGGAGCTACTTCATCTTCTCAGTCTAGACCAACGATGCAACCTGGCAGACCTCGCACTCAGGCCAGAGTTTTtttctatgacacagcaggaggcacgaGCGTCTCCAGAGGTGGTGACTGGTATGTTAACTATTTTCGATAAAGATGCACACATTCTTATAGATCCTGGTTCCACTCACTCTTTCATATCTCAATCCTTCTCTAAGCATGCTGATAGAGAACTAAAACCTTTAGACTGTGGATTAGCTGTGAGTACTCCAATTGGGGATTCTGTAGTATGTGAACATGTGTATAGGGATTGTGTTGTTAAGTTGGGCGACCATGAGCTGTTAGTGGATCTAATTCCTTTGTGTCTACAAGATCTGGATGTCATCCTAGGTATGGACTGGTTATCCCGTCATCATGCCACAATAGATTGCTTTGAGAAATCAGTGGTATTTAATAGTCTAGAAGGGTCTAAGTTCACTTTCTTTGGGGAGAGGCGTTTACTTCCTTCTTATGTGATTTCTGCCATGACTACTAGGAAGATGCTTCGGAAGGGTTGTCAAGCGTATTTAGCCTATGTGGTGGACAGTAACCTAGAAGAACCTAAATTGGAGGATATACCAGTAGTAAACGAGTTCCCTGACgtatttcctgaagagcttcctggGTTGCCTCCGGATAGAGAGATTGAATTCTCTATTGATTTAAATCCAGGTACAGCTCCTATTTCTATGGCACCATACAGAATGGCCCCAGTagaattgaaggagttaaaAGCACAATTGCAGGAGCTACTTGATAAAGGTTTCATAAGACCCAGTGTTTCACCTTGGGGAGCCCCTGTGCtatttgtgaagaagaaggatggttcCTTAAGGttgtgtattgactacagacaattGAATCGAGTCACAGTGCGaaataagtatcctttaccccgcATTGATGATCTTTTTGATAAACTCCAAGGTGCTAAAGTATTCTCTAAGATTGATTTGcggtctggttatcatcaattGAAGATCAAGGAGTCTGAAATACCTAAGACAGCCTTTAGAACTCGTTacgggcattatgagtttcttgtTATGCctttcgggttaactaatgcacccgctgcttttatggatctcatgaatagggtgtTCAAGCCCTACTTGGATAGCTTTGTTATtgtgtttattgatgacatcttagtatATTCCCGTAGCAAGGAAGAGCATGAGAAGCATTTACGGATAGTATTGCAGATTTTGAGAGAT includes:
- the LOC110621407 gene encoding germin-like protein subfamily 1 member 13, yielding MKAFHFLVPLALALAFSFASASDPSPLQDFCVAIPEPKNAVFVNGKFCKNPNLTVAGDFSISGLNIPAFTGNRVGSNVTLINVDKIPGLNTLGISLARLDFAPYGGLNPPHIHPRATEILVVVEGTLYVGFVTSNPNRLFTKVLYPGDVFVFPIGLIHFQFNIAKTNAVAFAGLSSQNPGVITIANAIFGPNPPINPDVLAKAFQLDNYTVEKLQKLFATT